A part of Anolis sagrei isolate rAnoSag1 chromosome 3, rAnoSag1.mat, whole genome shotgun sequence genomic DNA contains:
- the LOC132770425 gene encoding cytochrome P450 2J2-like: MEAVRVFLIAFLVVLLILYFWRQQRSLRTYPPGPLSLPFIGGLWRIGFGYREDTLIKLAKQYGSIYTLWVANLPVVVLSGFHVVKEGLVNHLEELSDRPLTPFFRVIGRGKGVALSNGHTWKQQRRFGLHSLRKLGLGKKGMESQIEAEAQQLVEIFAREKGQPFDPSMAITNSVSNVICAVTFGQRFSLEDEHFKKLIKAIDFVLTATGSFSQALYEVMPWLMKKLPGLHRKAFDASNMVLSLAKTKIEKHKEDNSYHEPQDFIDFYLLQMEKSKNDPDSTYDEENLAQCIHDLFIAGTETTATTLKWAILLLTNYPDIQDKVHKEIEDVLVSSSICYQDLKKLPYTNAVFHEILRSKYILLVGFPRQSTKDMNLRGFHIPKGTIIIPNVRSVLLDPQQWETPEEFNPNHFLDKEGNFVAREEFLPFGAGARVCLGEQLARTEYFLFLTNLLRAFRFQLPEGVKKLNQTPIVRISTPPQPYKVCAVPRHSP, translated from the exons ATGGAGGCAGTGCGGGTATTTTTGATTGCTTTCCTTGTGGTTCTTCTGATCTTGTACTTTTGGAGACAACAGCGATCACTCCGAACTTACCCCCCTGGGCCTCTTTCACTTCCTTTCATTGGAGGCCTATGGCGAATTGGGTTTGGATATCGTGAAGATACTCTGATAAAG CTGGCAAAACAATACGGAAGCATTTATACCCTATGGGTGGCAAATTTACCTGTGGTGGTACTGTCTGGATTCCATGTTGTCAAAGAAGGACTGGTCAATCACTTGGAAGAATTATCCGACAGGCCACTTACTCCTTTCTTTAGAGTAATAGGACGAGGGAAAG GTGTTGCACTTTCAAACGGTCACACATGGAAGCAGCAGAGACGGTTTGGGCTACATTCGCTGCGGAAACTGGGATTGGGGAAAAAAGGCATGGAAAGCCAAATCGAAGCAGAAGCCCAGCAGCTTGTAGAGATATTTGCACGTGAAAAAG ggcAACCATTTGATCCTTCAATGGCCATCACAAATTCCGTCTCCAATGTGATATGTGCTGTGACATTTGGACAAAGGTTTTCTCTTGAAGATGAACACTTCAAGAAATTAATCAAAGCCATTGATTTTGTTTTAACAGCCACAGGAAGCTTCTCTCAAGCA CTGTATGAAGTAATGCCATGGCTCATGAAAAAACTTCCTGGACTTCACAGGAAGGCATTTGATGCCTCAAATATGGTGCTTTCTTTGGCAAAGACGAAAATAGAGAAACACAAGGAGGACAACTCCTACCATGAGCCACAGGACTTCATTGATTTCTATCTACTTCAAATGGAGAAA AGCAAGAATGATCCTGACTCTACATATGATGAGGAAAACCTGGCTCAGTGTATTCATGACTTATTTATTGCTGGAACAGAAACAACTGCCACTACATTGAAATGGGCAATTCTCCTTTTGACAAATTATCCAGATATACAGG ATAAAGTCCACAAGGAGATAGAAGATGTTTTGGTTTCCTCCTCCATCTGCTATCAAGACCTAAAGAAACTGCCTTATACAAATGCAGTGTTTCATGAGATCCTACGTTCAAAGTATATCTTGTTAGTTGGGTTCCCAAGACAATCAACCAAAGACATGAACCTGAGAGGCTTTCACATTCCCAAG ggGACCATTATTATACCAAATGTACGCTCTGTTCTTCTTGATCCTCAGCAATGGGAGACTCCTGAAGAGTTCAATCCAAATCATTTCTTGGACAAGGAGGGGAATTTTGTGGCTAGAGAAGAATTTCTGCCATTTGGCGCAG GGGCAAGGGTATGTCTGGGAGAGCAATTGGCGAGAACTGAGTACTTCCTCTTCTTGACCAACCTGCTGAGGGCCTTCCGCTTCCAGCTGCCAGAAGGAGTCAAAAAACTCAACCAAACCCCTATAGTAAGAATATCAACACCACCCCAGCCATATAAAGTGTGTGCTGTTCCTCGCCACAGCCCctga